The Neovison vison isolate M4711 chromosome 13, ASM_NN_V1, whole genome shotgun sequence genome includes a region encoding these proteins:
- the COPS2 gene encoding COP9 signalosome complex subunit 2 isoform X3: MSDMEDDFMCDDEEDYDLEYSEDSNSEPNVDLENQYYNSKALKEDDPKAALSSFQKVLELEGEKGEWGFKALKQMIKINFKLTNFPEMMNRYKQLLTYIRSAVTRNYSEKSINSILDYISTSKQNSDFLCQMDLLQEFYETTLEALKDAKNDRLWFKTNTKLGKLYLEREEYGKLQKILRQLHQSCQTDDGEDDLKKGTQLLEIYALEIQMYTAQKNNKKLKALYEQSLHIKSAIPHPLIMGVIRECGGKMHLREGEFEKAHTDFFEAFKNYDESGSPRRTTCLKYLVLANMLMKSGINPFDSQEAKPYKNDPEILAMTNLVSAYQNNDITEFEKILKTNHSNIMDDPFIREHIEELLRNIRTQVLIKLIKPYTRIHIPFISKELNIDVADVESLLVQCILDNTIHGRIDQVNQLLELDHQKRGGARYTALDKWTNQLNSLNQAVVSKLA, translated from the exons gAATACTCTGAAGATAGTAACTCCGAACCAAATGTGGATTTGGAAAATCAGTACTATAATTCCAAAGCGCTAAAAGAAGATGACCCAAAAGCAGCATTAAGCAGTTTTCAAaag gTTTTGGAACTTGAAGGTGAAAAGGGAGAATGGGGATTTAAAGCACTGAAGCAAATGATTAAGATTAACTTCAAGTTG ACAAACTTTCCAGAAATGATGAATAGATATAAGCAACTATTGACCTATATTCGGAGTGCAGTCACAAGAAATTATTCTGAAAAATCCATTAATTCTATTCTTGATTATATCTCCACTTCTAAACAG aattctgattttttatgTCAGATGGATTTACTGCAGGAATTCTATGAAACAACACTGGAAGCTTTGAAAGATGCTAAGAATGATAGACTGTGGTTTAAGACAAACACAAAG CTTGGGAAATTATATTTAGAACGAGAAGAATATGGAAAGCTTCAAAAAATTTTACGCCAGTTACATCAGTCTTGCCAG ACTGATGATGGAGAGGATGACCTGAAAAAAGGTACACAGTTATTAGAAATATACGCTTTGGAAATTCAAATGTACACGGCACAGAAGAATAACAAAAAACTTAAAGCTCTCTATGAGCAGTCACTTCACATCAAGTCCGCCATCCCTCATCCACTGATCATGGGAGTCATCAGAG AATGTGGTGGTAAAATGCACTTGAGAGAAGGTGAATTTGAAAAGGCACACACTGATTTTTTTGAAGCCTTCAAGAATTATGACGAATCGGGAAGTCCAAGACGAACCACTTGCTTAAAATATTTGGTGTTAGCAAATATGCTAATGAAATCGGGAATAAATCCATTTGACTCACAGGAG gccAAACCATACAAAAATGACCCAGAAATCCTAGCAATGACGAATTTAGTAAG TGCCTATCAGAATAATGACATCACTGAATTTGAAAAGATTCTGAAAACAAATCACAGCAACATCATGGATGATCCTTTCATTAGGGAACACATTGAAG AGCTTTTGCGAAACATCAGAACACAAGTGCTCATAAAATTAATTAAGCCTTACACAAGAATacatattccttttatttctaag GAGTTAAACATAGATGTAGCTGATGTGGAGAGCTTGCTGGTGCAGTGCATATTGGATAA cacTATTCATGGCCGAATTGATCAAGTCAACCAACTCCTTGAATTGGATCATCAGAAGAGGGGTGGTGCCCGATATACTGCACTAGATAAATGGACCAACCAACTAAATTCTCTCAACCAGGCTGTAGTCAGTAAACTGGCTTAA
- the COPS2 gene encoding COP9 signalosome complex subunit 2 isoform X1, with protein MQLFFFLTKVIGFIFFCRCGKPYSESCLINKEYSEDSNSEPNVDLENQYYNSKALKEDDPKAALSSFQKVLELEGEKGEWGFKALKQMIKINFKLTNFPEMMNRYKQLLTYIRSAVTRNYSEKSINSILDYISTSKQNSDFLCQMDLLQEFYETTLEALKDAKNDRLWFKTNTKLGKLYLEREEYGKLQKILRQLHQSCQTDDGEDDLKKGTQLLEIYALEIQMYTAQKNNKKLKALYEQSLHIKSAIPHPLIMGVIRECGGKMHLREGEFEKAHTDFFEAFKNYDESGSPRRTTCLKYLVLANMLMKSGINPFDSQEAKPYKNDPEILAMTNLVSAYQNNDITEFEKILKTNHSNIMDDPFIREHIEELLRNIRTQVLIKLIKPYTRIHIPFISKELNIDVADVESLLVQCILDNTIHGRIDQVNQLLELDHQKRGGARYTALDKWTNQLNSLNQAVVSKLA; from the exons gAATACTCTGAAGATAGTAACTCCGAACCAAATGTGGATTTGGAAAATCAGTACTATAATTCCAAAGCGCTAAAAGAAGATGACCCAAAAGCAGCATTAAGCAGTTTTCAAaag gTTTTGGAACTTGAAGGTGAAAAGGGAGAATGGGGATTTAAAGCACTGAAGCAAATGATTAAGATTAACTTCAAGTTG ACAAACTTTCCAGAAATGATGAATAGATATAAGCAACTATTGACCTATATTCGGAGTGCAGTCACAAGAAATTATTCTGAAAAATCCATTAATTCTATTCTTGATTATATCTCCACTTCTAAACAG aattctgattttttatgTCAGATGGATTTACTGCAGGAATTCTATGAAACAACACTGGAAGCTTTGAAAGATGCTAAGAATGATAGACTGTGGTTTAAGACAAACACAAAG CTTGGGAAATTATATTTAGAACGAGAAGAATATGGAAAGCTTCAAAAAATTTTACGCCAGTTACATCAGTCTTGCCAG ACTGATGATGGAGAGGATGACCTGAAAAAAGGTACACAGTTATTAGAAATATACGCTTTGGAAATTCAAATGTACACGGCACAGAAGAATAACAAAAAACTTAAAGCTCTCTATGAGCAGTCACTTCACATCAAGTCCGCCATCCCTCATCCACTGATCATGGGAGTCATCAGAG AATGTGGTGGTAAAATGCACTTGAGAGAAGGTGAATTTGAAAAGGCACACACTGATTTTTTTGAAGCCTTCAAGAATTATGACGAATCGGGAAGTCCAAGACGAACCACTTGCTTAAAATATTTGGTGTTAGCAAATATGCTAATGAAATCGGGAATAAATCCATTTGACTCACAGGAG gccAAACCATACAAAAATGACCCAGAAATCCTAGCAATGACGAATTTAGTAAG TGCCTATCAGAATAATGACATCACTGAATTTGAAAAGATTCTGAAAACAAATCACAGCAACATCATGGATGATCCTTTCATTAGGGAACACATTGAAG AGCTTTTGCGAAACATCAGAACACAAGTGCTCATAAAATTAATTAAGCCTTACACAAGAATacatattccttttatttctaag GAGTTAAACATAGATGTAGCTGATGTGGAGAGCTTGCTGGTGCAGTGCATATTGGATAA cacTATTCATGGCCGAATTGATCAAGTCAACCAACTCCTTGAATTGGATCATCAGAAGAGGGGTGGTGCCCGATATACTGCACTAGATAAATGGACCAACCAACTAAATTCTCTCAACCAGGCTGTAGTCAGTAAACTGGCTTAA
- the COPS2 gene encoding COP9 signalosome complex subunit 2 isoform X2, with the protein MQLFFFLTKVIGFIFFCRCGKPYSESCLINKEYSEDSNSEPNVDLENQYYNSKALKEDDPKAALSSFQKVLELEGEKGEWGFKALKQMIKINFKLTNFPEMMNRYKQLLTYIRSAVTRNYSEKSINSILDYISTSKQMDLLQEFYETTLEALKDAKNDRLWFKTNTKLGKLYLEREEYGKLQKILRQLHQSCQTDDGEDDLKKGTQLLEIYALEIQMYTAQKNNKKLKALYEQSLHIKSAIPHPLIMGVIRECGGKMHLREGEFEKAHTDFFEAFKNYDESGSPRRTTCLKYLVLANMLMKSGINPFDSQEAKPYKNDPEILAMTNLVSAYQNNDITEFEKILKTNHSNIMDDPFIREHIEELLRNIRTQVLIKLIKPYTRIHIPFISKELNIDVADVESLLVQCILDNTIHGRIDQVNQLLELDHQKRGGARYTALDKWTNQLNSLNQAVVSKLA; encoded by the exons gAATACTCTGAAGATAGTAACTCCGAACCAAATGTGGATTTGGAAAATCAGTACTATAATTCCAAAGCGCTAAAAGAAGATGACCCAAAAGCAGCATTAAGCAGTTTTCAAaag gTTTTGGAACTTGAAGGTGAAAAGGGAGAATGGGGATTTAAAGCACTGAAGCAAATGATTAAGATTAACTTCAAGTTG ACAAACTTTCCAGAAATGATGAATAGATATAAGCAACTATTGACCTATATTCGGAGTGCAGTCACAAGAAATTATTCTGAAAAATCCATTAATTCTATTCTTGATTATATCTCCACTTCTAAACAG ATGGATTTACTGCAGGAATTCTATGAAACAACACTGGAAGCTTTGAAAGATGCTAAGAATGATAGACTGTGGTTTAAGACAAACACAAAG CTTGGGAAATTATATTTAGAACGAGAAGAATATGGAAAGCTTCAAAAAATTTTACGCCAGTTACATCAGTCTTGCCAG ACTGATGATGGAGAGGATGACCTGAAAAAAGGTACACAGTTATTAGAAATATACGCTTTGGAAATTCAAATGTACACGGCACAGAAGAATAACAAAAAACTTAAAGCTCTCTATGAGCAGTCACTTCACATCAAGTCCGCCATCCCTCATCCACTGATCATGGGAGTCATCAGAG AATGTGGTGGTAAAATGCACTTGAGAGAAGGTGAATTTGAAAAGGCACACACTGATTTTTTTGAAGCCTTCAAGAATTATGACGAATCGGGAAGTCCAAGACGAACCACTTGCTTAAAATATTTGGTGTTAGCAAATATGCTAATGAAATCGGGAATAAATCCATTTGACTCACAGGAG gccAAACCATACAAAAATGACCCAGAAATCCTAGCAATGACGAATTTAGTAAG TGCCTATCAGAATAATGACATCACTGAATTTGAAAAGATTCTGAAAACAAATCACAGCAACATCATGGATGATCCTTTCATTAGGGAACACATTGAAG AGCTTTTGCGAAACATCAGAACACAAGTGCTCATAAAATTAATTAAGCCTTACACAAGAATacatattccttttatttctaag GAGTTAAACATAGATGTAGCTGATGTGGAGAGCTTGCTGGTGCAGTGCATATTGGATAA cacTATTCATGGCCGAATTGATCAAGTCAACCAACTCCTTGAATTGGATCATCAGAAGAGGGGTGGTGCCCGATATACTGCACTAGATAAATGGACCAACCAACTAAATTCTCTCAACCAGGCTGTAGTCAGTAAACTGGCTTAA